From one Coleofasciculus sp. FACHB-1120 genomic stretch:
- a CDS encoding type I polyketide synthase: MDSATNYDSLEGIAIIGMSGRFPGAKNNVEEFWQNLRDGVESISVFTNEELTASGIAPGLLENPNHVKAGAVLEDVEFFDASFFGFNPKEAEMTDPQHRIFLECAWEALENAGYDTQRCESRIGVYAGASLNNYLSFNLNRDQIGSADSFQKLIGNDKDFLTTRVSYKLNLKGPSLTVQTACSTSLVATTLACQSLLNYQCDMALAGGVSIRVPQKTGYLYQEGGILSPDGHCRAFDADAQGTIIGNGVGVVVLKRLEDAIADGDCIHAVIKGSAINNDGSEKVGYTAPSVNGQADAIAEALALAGVDPETVTYIETHGTGTRLGDPIEITALSNVFGANTEKKGFCAIGSVKTNIGHLDAAAGVTGLIKTVLALKHKLIPPSLNFQQPNPEIDFANSPFYVNTQLAEWKANSTPRRAGVSSLGIGGTNAHVVLEEAPTVKASGSSRPWQLLVLSAKTESALETATANLVSHLKQHPDLQLADVAYTLQVGRRAFEHRRILVCQTVEELATQLETPHPQKVLTHFQEPTERSIAFLFPGQGAQYVDMGRELYQTEPIFSEQIDRCAALLQPHIGMDLRSLLYPNQANPEAAAEKLKQTCFAQPALFAIEYALAQLWMSWGISPQAMLGHSIGEYVAACLAGVMSVEDALALVAIRGRLMQQMPAGAMLAVSLPEAEVKSLLNEKLSLAASNAPSLCVVSGTLDAVDAIEAQLMAKGVECRRLHTSHAFHSQMMDSILEPFIEEVKKVKLNPPQIPFISNVTGTWITAAEATNPGYWATHLRQTVRFSEGISTLLQQPNRILLEVGAGRSLCTFAKQHSHEAIGQVVLPSLRHPQEQNSDIAFLLNILGRLWLAGVSVNWSGFYAGEQRHRVPLPTYPFERQRYWIEPQTQIPETQIPATSTGESKPGKSDITDWFYVPSWKQIPLAKTREIASACYLVFVDECGVGSQIVQRLQQAGQDAISVRVGEQFKQLDSNAYTINPACQDNYHALIRAVREQGKTPNAIAHLWSITQSPPQSFETTQNLGFYSLIYLAPALGQQPVSNSIQLLVASNNLYDIIGDELLCPEKATIIGSCKVIPQEYPHINCRQVDVALSESGTNNLVEQLLAELRLESTDSMIAYRGNHRWVQTFEPVPLEKASPTRLRQGGVYLITGGMGGMGLVFAEYLAKTVQAKLILIGRSALPEKEQWQQWIATHDALDPTSRKIQKLQELEALGADVLVVAADVANDEQMQNAIAQSLERFGEIHGVIHAAGVAGGGMIQLKTPEIVESVFAPKVMGTLVLNEVLKDVNLDFVVLCSSLSSIQGGFGQVDYSAANAFLDAFAHRNSFNARTISINWDALQEVGMAVNTAVPEKLKKWREESLKNGILSAEAVDVLSRILENSLSQVVISTQDLSNAIEQASNFSLSTYDAQTSDDSSQLSATRHPRPLQANAYVSPRNEIEQGIANIWQELIGLEKVGIYDNFFELGGHSLLAVQTISRLRETFQVELPLRTLLFEASTVAELATVIAEKQPKPEQIAEIEQMLSEIEYLSLDEIQALVAKESQSSFH; encoded by the coding sequence ATGGATAGCGCTACAAATTACGATTCTCTGGAAGGCATTGCCATTATCGGTATGAGCGGACGCTTTCCCGGTGCTAAGAATAATGTCGAAGAATTTTGGCAAAATTTACGCGATGGAGTCGAATCAATTTCGGTCTTCACCAATGAAGAATTAACAGCTTCTGGAATCGCTCCAGGTTTACTCGAAAATCCCAATCATGTAAAAGCTGGTGCCGTATTAGAAGATGTCGAGTTTTTTGACGCTTCTTTCTTTGGCTTTAACCCCAAAGAAGCGGAAATGACCGACCCGCAACACCGGATATTTTTAGAGTGTGCTTGGGAAGCGCTGGAAAATGCTGGTTACGACACTCAAAGATGTGAAAGTCGCATTGGCGTTTATGCAGGTGCCAGTCTAAATAATTATTTATCTTTTAATTTAAATCGCGACCAAATTGGCTCGGCGGACAGTTTCCAAAAGTTGATTGGCAACGATAAAGATTTCCTCACAACTCGCGTTTCTTACAAATTAAATCTCAAAGGGCCAAGCCTGACCGTTCAAACGGCTTGTTCTACTTCATTAGTGGCGACAACTCTGGCTTGCCAAAGTTTATTAAATTACCAATGCGATATGGCATTGGCGGGTGGAGTTTCGATTCGGGTGCCGCAAAAGACAGGTTATTTGTATCAAGAAGGGGGAATTTTATCTCCGGATGGTCATTGCCGCGCCTTTGATGCTGATGCACAGGGAACCATTATTGGTAATGGTGTGGGAGTGGTTGTTTTAAAAAGATTAGAGGATGCGATCGCAGATGGCGACTGCATTCATGCGGTCATTAAAGGTTCGGCGATTAATAACGATGGTTCTGAGAAAGTCGGGTATACAGCACCCAGTGTCAACGGACAAGCAGACGCGATCGCAGAAGCACTGGCGCTAGCTGGAGTCGATCCGGAAACTGTCACCTATATCGAAACTCACGGAACTGGAACCAGATTAGGCGATCCGATTGAAATTACCGCGCTTTCTAATGTTTTTGGTGCCAATACCGAGAAAAAAGGCTTTTGTGCAATCGGTTCCGTCAAAACCAATATCGGTCATCTGGATGCAGCAGCGGGAGTCACGGGACTCATTAAGACGGTTTTGGCGCTGAAACATAAGTTGATTCCACCCAGCTTGAATTTTCAACAGCCAAATCCTGAGATTGATTTTGCCAATAGTCCTTTTTACGTCAATACCCAGCTGGCGGAATGGAAGGCAAATTCAACCCCGCGGCGTGCCGGAGTCAGTTCTTTGGGCATTGGTGGCACCAATGCCCATGTGGTTCTCGAAGAAGCGCCAACCGTAAAAGCATCTGGTTCTTCTCGTCCCTGGCAATTATTGGTGCTTTCCGCCAAAACGGAATCGGCACTGGAGACGGCTACGGCAAATTTGGTATCTCACCTCAAGCAGCATCCCGATCTTCAGTTGGCGGATGTTGCTTACACCCTGCAAGTAGGTCGTCGGGCTTTTGAACATCGCCGGATCTTGGTTTGCCAGACGGTTGAGGAGTTGGCAACCCAATTGGAAACCCCTCATCCTCAAAAAGTTTTAACTCACTTCCAAGAGCCTACTGAGCGCTCCATCGCCTTCCTGTTTCCCGGACAGGGAGCGCAGTATGTGGATATGGGGCGGGAACTGTACCAGACTGAGCCGATATTTAGCGAACAAATAGACCGTTGCGCTGCCCTTCTTCAACCTCATATCGGGATGGATTTGCGATCGCTACTTTATCCCAACCAGGCGAATCCGGAAGCAGCCGCAGAAAAACTCAAACAAACTTGCTTTGCCCAACCTGCGTTATTTGCGATCGAGTATGCCTTAGCTCAGTTGTGGATGTCCTGGGGCATTTCTCCCCAAGCGATGCTGGGTCACAGCATTGGCGAATATGTGGCGGCTTGCCTTGCGGGTGTCATGTCTGTTGAAGACGCTTTAGCTTTGGTGGCGATTCGTGGGCGACTGATGCAGCAAATGCCAGCCGGGGCGATGCTTGCCGTTTCCTTGCCAGAAGCGGAGGTTAAAAGCCTGCTGAATGAGAAATTATCTTTAGCCGCCAGTAACGCACCTTCCTTATGCGTCGTTTCGGGAACCCTTGACGCTGTAGACGCAATTGAAGCGCAACTCATGGCTAAAGGGGTCGAGTGTCGGCGTTTGCATACTTCTCATGCCTTTCATTCTCAGATGATGGATTCTATCTTGGAGCCATTCATTGAGGAAGTGAAAAAAGTAAAACTGAATCCACCTCAGATTCCGTTTATCTCCAACGTTACGGGAACCTGGATTACAGCAGCAGAAGCCACAAATCCCGGTTATTGGGCAACGCATCTACGGCAAACAGTACGCTTTTCCGAGGGAATCTCGACATTACTGCAACAGCCAAATCGCATCCTCTTAGAAGTTGGTGCGGGGCGTAGTTTATGTACCTTTGCCAAACAGCATTCTCATGAAGCCATAGGGCAAGTAGTATTGCCTTCGTTACGCCATCCCCAGGAGCAAAATTCAGATATCGCCTTTTTACTCAATATCTTAGGGCGGCTTTGGCTAGCAGGAGTTTCGGTGAATTGGTCTGGTTTTTATGCTGGCGAACAACGTCACCGCGTACCTTTACCGACTTACCCGTTTGAACGTCAGCGTTACTGGATTGAACCCCAAACCCAAATCCCAGAAACCCAAATTCCAGCTACCAGTACAGGCGAAAGCAAGCCAGGGAAATCGGATATTACTGACTGGTTTTATGTTCCTTCCTGGAAGCAAATTCCCCTGGCCAAAACCAGAGAGATTGCGTCTGCTTGTTACCTGGTTTTTGTTGATGAGTGTGGGGTCGGTTCTCAAATCGTCCAAAGATTGCAACAAGCTGGACAAGATGCGATTTCTGTCCGGGTTGGAGAGCAATTTAAGCAACTTGATAGCAACGCTTACACGATTAATCCGGCTTGCCAGGATAACTATCACGCCTTGATTCGAGCCGTGCGGGAACAAGGGAAAACCCCGAATGCGATCGCGCATCTCTGGAGTATCACCCAATCACCGCCTCAGTCTTTTGAAACCACGCAAAATCTCGGTTTCTACAGCCTGATTTATTTAGCGCCAGCGTTAGGACAACAACCTGTTAGTAATTCCATTCAACTTCTAGTTGCCAGTAACAATCTATATGACATTATTGGCGACGAGCTATTGTGTCCTGAAAAAGCAACCATCATCGGTTCATGCAAAGTCATTCCTCAAGAATATCCTCACATCAATTGTCGTCAAGTTGATGTGGCGCTCTCAGAATCAGGAACCAACAACTTAGTAGAGCAACTGTTAGCAGAATTAAGGCTAGAGTCAACAGACTCCATGATTGCCTACCGTGGCAATCATCGCTGGGTTCAGACATTTGAGCCAGTCCCGCTAGAAAAAGCCAGCCCAACCCGGTTACGACAAGGGGGAGTATATCTCATTACAGGCGGCATGGGAGGGATGGGCTTAGTCTTCGCCGAATACCTCGCCAAGACAGTACAAGCCAAGTTGATTCTAATCGGACGTTCTGCACTGCCAGAAAAAGAGCAGTGGCAGCAATGGATAGCAACCCATGATGCGCTCGATCCTACCAGCCGTAAGATTCAGAAATTGCAGGAACTGGAAGCATTAGGCGCTGATGTTCTGGTAGTCGCTGCCGATGTTGCGAATGATGAACAAATGCAGAATGCGATCGCGCAATCCCTAGAACGTTTTGGTGAGATTCATGGGGTTATTCACGCCGCCGGAGTTGCGGGTGGTGGCATGATTCAACTCAAAACCCCAGAAATTGTTGAAAGTGTTTTTGCTCCTAAAGTGATGGGAACTTTGGTCTTAAATGAGGTTCTCAAAGATGTCAATCTAGACTTCGTAGTTCTCTGTTCATCCCTTAGCTCAATCCAAGGCGGTTTTGGACAGGTAGACTATAGTGCCGCCAATGCCTTTTTAGATGCCTTTGCTCACCGCAATTCTTTTAATGCTCGCACAATCTCAATTAACTGGGATGCGTTGCAAGAAGTCGGCATGGCGGTCAATACTGCCGTTCCTGAAAAGCTCAAAAAGTGGCGCGAAGAAAGTCTAAAAAATGGCATATTATCCGCAGAAGCCGTGGATGTCTTAAGCAGAATTTTGGAGAATTCGCTTTCTCAAGTGGTCATTTCAACGCAAGATTTATCCAATGCCATTGAGCAAGCTTCTAACTTTTCTTTATCGACTTATGACGCTCAAACATCAGATGATTCTAGTCAATTATCGGCAACTAGACATCCCCGACCTCTCCAAGCAAATGCCTATGTTTCTCCTCGCAATGAGATTGAGCAAGGTATCGCTAATATCTGGCAAGAACTGATAGGACTTGAAAAAGTAGGAATTTACGACAACTTCTTTGAGTTGGGTGGACACTCTTTACTCGCTGTACAAACGATTTCCCGGCTGCGTGAAACTTTCCAAGTGGAATTACCGCTGCGTACTCTGCTTTTTGAAGCTTCTACAGTCGCTGAACTCGCGACTGTAATTGCTGAAAAACAGCCTAAACCCGAACAAATTGCCGAGATTGAGCAGATGTTATCAGAGATAGAATATCTTTCGTTGGATGAAATACAAGCACTGGTTGCTAAAGAATCGCAATCAAGCTTTCATTAG
- a CDS encoding non-ribosomal peptide synthetase, with the protein MVNFCQDFPENPPKKIATLADILRYRAVNEPEKLAFTFLQDGETLGENLTYRELDRRSRAIASRLQALGLSGERALLLYPPGLDYLAAFFGCLYAGAIAVPAYPPRNQRNTPRIQAILQDAQAKIALTTTAIFAKVRSLLAQKTDSDALNWLTTDNIANGIEENWEPPSIHQDTLAFLQYTSGSTGTPKGVMLSHGNLLHNAAMTYRLMEHSPSSKFVSWLPIYHDMGLIGGVLQPLYGGFPCHLMSPASFLLSPYRWLKAISDYQGTTSGGPNFAYELCVQKITPEQKETLDLSRWSVAFNGAEPIRQETLERFADAFASCGFLKTAFYPCYGMAEATLIVSGGVKAAVAVTKTVQKTALERNQVIDADDDDNSQPLVGCGNTLPEQQIAIANPETLTRCAPDEIGEIWVSGPSVGHGYWNRPEETAQTFHAYLVDTDEKPFLRTGDLGFLHNGELFITGRAKDLIIIRGRNLYPQDIERTAECSQPGLRSGSGAAFVVEVGNEERLVVVQEVEFRSKPNVEEVTAAIRQAVAEEHEIQVYAVVLIKGGSIPKTSSGKIQRRATRAEYLAGELDVIGSSILENSYPVENEDALTREELLAVESEERQQRLEAYLQRQVARVLGVASFELDFGNEPQRTQKKNHRGNISIEQPLSRFGLDSLMVFELKNRIEVDLGVAVSIADLFEGVSITQLATQILDQLTQAIPSASIPLCRVEKTTDEYPLSFSQARLWFVNQLQPGTPAYNIPIAVRLTGRLDVPVLVRSIHEIIRRHEILRTSFAVVEGEPVQAISGESYVTLNLPEVDLRQLPDAERQAQAQQFAIAEAQTPFNLAQPPLFRAKLLHLTAEESMLLLTLHHIVADGWSVKVFVRELTALYEAFSTGKPSPLAELPIQYVDYVDWQRRWFSDERLESHLNYWKQQLGGELPVLELPTDRARSPIQTFRGAQQTLVLPKALTEAIKMLGQQEGVTLFMTLLAAFQTLLYRYSGQEDILVGSPIANRDRAELESLIGCFVNTLVLRTDLAGNPTFKELLVRVRKMAIDAYVHQDLPFEKLVELQSSRDLSYNPIFQVMFVLQNSALSTVSLPELTLKTAEIESGTAKFDLFLSMMDTEQGLIGTLEYNTDLFNADTITRMLGHFQTLLEGIIADPEQRLSDLPLLTASERHTLLVEWNDTQVDYPHKCIHQLFEQQVEKTPDAIALIFDNVASGFIESLTYRELNNRANQLAHHLQQMGVQPDVLVGICMERSLEMVVALLGILKAGGAYVPLDPTYPKERLAFMLADAQVSLLLTQQYLVNQLPQHQAIICLDTDWEAITQEGTENPISSATPENLAYVIYTSGSTGNPKGAMNTHLGLNNRLLWMQDTYQLTTTDRVLQKTPFGFDVSVWEFFLPLLTGASLVLAKPGGHQDSGYLAQLIAQQRITTLHFVPSMLQVFLEEPGLEKCNSLKRVFGSGEALPFDLQERFFARLDAVELHNLYGPTEAAIDVTFWACQRNSQRRIVPIGRPIANTQIYLLDSHLQPVPIGVPGELHIGGFGLARGYLNRPELTQERFIENPLKDLTPQPPSLLGQGENYSPPLTGEGLGESRLYKTGDLARYLPDGNIEFLGRIDHQVKIRGFRIELGEIEAVLGQHPQVRETVVIAREDMPNNRRLVAYIVPNQDAEVSINELRDRLKQTLPEYMVPSAFVFLEALPLTPNGKVNRRALPVPENQRLELAVYQPPQSEIEKTIATVWQTVLNLEKVGIHDNFFDIGGHSLLMLQVNHKLRAVFNREISVVTLFQNPTIYSLAQYLSQQQPAFEEMRDREVRRDSVQRARKQIEAINRQKELLSKQGRKIYG; encoded by the coding sequence ATGGTCAATTTTTGCCAAGATTTTCCAGAAAACCCGCCCAAGAAAATTGCCACTTTAGCAGACATTCTGCGCTACAGAGCCGTAAACGAACCGGAAAAACTGGCGTTTACCTTCTTGCAGGATGGGGAAACACTAGGCGAGAACCTGACTTATCGAGAGTTGGATCGGCGCAGTAGAGCGATCGCATCCCGGCTGCAAGCGCTGGGGTTAAGTGGCGAACGAGCTTTATTGCTTTATCCACCGGGTTTGGATTATCTAGCGGCATTTTTCGGTTGTTTGTATGCAGGAGCGATCGCAGTTCCCGCTTATCCACCTCGCAACCAACGCAACACGCCGAGAATTCAAGCAATTTTGCAAGATGCACAGGCGAAAATCGCACTCACCACAACGGCGATTTTTGCGAAAGTGCGATCGCTTCTGGCTCAAAAAACTGACTCAGATGCTTTAAATTGGCTCACCACAGACAACATTGCCAACGGTATCGAAGAGAATTGGGAACCGCCAAGCATTCATCAAGACACATTAGCGTTTCTGCAATACACCTCCGGTTCTACAGGGACACCGAAAGGAGTCATGCTCAGTCATGGCAACCTGCTGCACAATGCCGCCATGACTTACCGACTCATGGAACATTCGCCCAGCAGCAAATTTGTCTCCTGGCTACCGATTTACCATGACATGGGACTGATTGGTGGCGTCCTGCAACCCTTGTATGGCGGGTTTCCTTGCCACTTAATGTCCCCCGCGTCTTTTCTGTTGAGTCCGTATCGCTGGCTGAAAGCGATTTCTGACTACCAAGGGACTACCAGCGGTGGCCCGAATTTTGCTTATGAACTGTGCGTTCAGAAAATTACACCTGAGCAAAAAGAAACCCTTGATTTAAGCAGATGGAGTGTCGCTTTTAACGGTGCAGAACCGATTCGCCAAGAGACTTTAGAGCGGTTTGCAGATGCCTTTGCTTCCTGCGGCTTTTTAAAAACCGCTTTTTATCCCTGTTACGGGATGGCGGAGGCAACCCTAATCGTTTCTGGTGGCGTTAAGGCAGCAGTTGCGGTAACGAAAACCGTTCAAAAAACGGCATTAGAACGCAATCAAGTCATTGATGCGGATGATGACGACAATTCCCAGCCTCTGGTCGGTTGCGGGAACACCTTACCAGAACAGCAGATTGCGATCGCTAATCCTGAAACTTTAACCCGATGTGCGCCAGATGAAATTGGTGAAATTTGGGTTTCAGGCCCTAGTGTAGGTCACGGTTATTGGAATCGACCAGAGGAAACGGCGCAAACCTTCCACGCCTACCTGGTAGATACAGACGAAAAGCCTTTTTTAAGAACAGGCGACTTGGGCTTTTTGCACAATGGGGAACTGTTCATCACAGGTCGAGCCAAAGATTTAATTATCATCCGGGGTCGAAACCTCTATCCGCAAGACATCGAACGAACGGCAGAATGCAGCCAGCCAGGATTACGTTCTGGCAGTGGTGCGGCTTTTGTGGTAGAAGTCGGCAATGAAGAACGGCTGGTCGTGGTGCAAGAGGTGGAATTTCGCTCGAAACCGAATGTTGAGGAAGTCACCGCCGCCATTCGTCAGGCAGTTGCAGAAGAACATGAGATACAAGTTTATGCGGTAGTTCTGATTAAAGGTGGCAGCATTCCCAAGACTTCTAGCGGGAAGATTCAACGCCGCGCTACTCGTGCGGAGTATCTTGCAGGTGAATTGGATGTTATTGGTAGCAGTATTTTAGAGAATTCCTATCCTGTCGAAAATGAAGATGCTCTCACCCGCGAGGAGTTGCTGGCTGTTGAGTCGGAAGAACGTCAGCAGCGATTAGAGGCTTATCTGCAAAGGCAAGTGGCGCGGGTGCTGGGTGTTGCGTCGTTTGAATTAGATTTCGGGAACGAACCGCAGAGGACGCAGAAGAAGAATCACAGAGGAAATATTAGTATTGAGCAGCCTTTGAGCCGTTTTGGTCTCGACTCGTTGATGGTTTTCGAGTTGAAGAATCGGATCGAGGTTGATTTGGGGGTAGCTGTATCGATTGCGGATTTGTTCGAGGGGGTTAGCATTACCCAACTGGCAACGCAGATACTCGACCAACTTACTCAGGCGATTCCGTCTGCGTCAATACCTTTGTGCAGAGTTGAGAAAACTACTGACGAGTATCCACTTTCTTTTTCTCAAGCTAGATTGTGGTTTGTCAATCAACTGCAACCAGGAACTCCGGCTTACAACATTCCCATTGCGGTTCGCCTGACGGGACGGTTGGATGTGCCAGTGCTGGTTCGCAGTATTCACGAAATTATCCGGCGACACGAAATCTTGCGGACAAGCTTTGCCGTAGTGGAGGGCGAACCCGTGCAAGCGATTTCTGGGGAAAGCTACGTCACCTTAAATTTACCAGAGGTGGATCTGCGGCAATTGCCCGATGCTGAGAGACAAGCGCAAGCGCAACAATTCGCGATCGCAGAGGCTCAAACGCCCTTCAACTTGGCACAACCACCGTTATTCCGGGCAAAACTGCTGCATCTAACCGCAGAAGAGTCGATGCTGCTGCTGACGCTGCACCACATTGTTGCTGATGGTTGGTCGGTTAAGGTTTTCGTCCGAGAATTGACAGCACTTTACGAAGCTTTCTCGACCGGAAAGCCTTCGCCACTCGCTGAACTTCCCATTCAATATGTTGATTATGTCGATTGGCAACGACGGTGGTTTTCCGACGAGAGGCTAGAAAGCCATCTGAATTATTGGAAGCAGCAGTTAGGGGGAGAACTTCCTGTATTAGAGTTGCCGACTGACCGGGCGCGATCGCCAATTCAGACTTTTCGGGGGGCGCAGCAAACGTTAGTGCTGCCCAAAGCATTGACTGAGGCAATCAAAATGCTAGGTCAGCAGGAGGGTGTCACCTTATTTATGACCTTGTTGGCGGCGTTTCAGACGTTGCTTTACCGTTATTCAGGACAAGAGGACATTTTAGTCGGTTCGCCGATTGCCAACCGCGATCGCGCTGAGCTGGAATCCTTAATTGGGTGCTTTGTCAATACCTTAGTGTTGCGTACCGATTTGGCGGGAAATCCCACCTTTAAAGAATTATTGGTGCGAGTGCGAAAGATGGCAATTGATGCCTATGTTCACCAAGATTTGCCTTTCGAGAAGCTGGTGGAATTACAGTCAAGTCGGGATCTGAGTTATAACCCGATATTTCAGGTAATGTTCGTCCTCCAGAATTCCGCATTATCGACGGTTTCGTTACCAGAGTTAACTTTAAAAACTGCGGAAATTGAGAGTGGAACCGCAAAGTTCGATTTATTCCTATCGATGATGGATACCGAACAGGGATTGATTGGGACGCTGGAATATAACACCGATCTATTTAATGCGGACACCATCACCCGGATGTTAGGGCATTTCCAAACCTTACTAGAAGGAATTATTGCCGATCCAGAACAGCGTTTATCAGATTTACCGCTATTAACTGCATCTGAGCGTCATACTTTGCTGGTGGAGTGGAATGACACTCAAGTTGATTACCCCCACAAGTGTATCCATCAATTATTTGAGCAGCAGGTAGAAAAAACACCAGATGCGATCGCATTAATCTTCGACAATGTAGCGTCGGGATTCATTGAGTCTCTAACTTACCGCGAGTTAAATAACCGAGCGAACCAGTTAGCGCACCACCTGCAACAGATGGGCGTGCAGCCAGATGTTCTCGTTGGCATCTGTATGGAGCGATCGCTGGAAATGGTAGTCGCTCTTTTAGGCATTTTAAAAGCGGGTGGCGCTTATGTACCTTTAGACCCCACGTATCCGAAAGAGCGCTTAGCGTTCATGTTGGCAGATGCCCAAGTGTCACTGCTGCTAACTCAACAATATTTGGTTAATCAATTACCGCAACATCAAGCGATTATCTGTTTAGATACTGACTGGGAAGCAATTACCCAAGAGGGTACAGAAAATCCTATTTCATCTGCTACACCAGAGAACCTGGCTTATGTAATTTATACCTCTGGTTCCACAGGAAATCCCAAGGGAGCGATGAATACCCACCTGGGGTTAAACAATCGCTTGCTCTGGATGCAAGATACCTACCAATTAACAACAACCGACCGAGTTTTACAAAAGACTCCCTTCGGCTTTGATGTATCAGTTTGGGAATTTTTCTTGCCTTTGTTAACAGGTGCAAGTCTCGTTTTAGCTAAGCCCGGTGGTCATCAAGATAGCGGTTATTTAGCCCAACTGATTGCCCAGCAAAGAATCACGACACTGCATTTCGTGCCCTCAATGCTGCAAGTATTTTTAGAGGAGCCGGGGCTAGAAAAATGTAACAGTCTCAAGCGAGTATTTGGTAGCGGCGAAGCCCTGCCTTTTGATTTACAAGAACGCTTTTTTGCGCGTCTGGATGCAGTAGAATTACATAATCTCTACGGACCGACAGAAGCCGCAATTGATGTTACTTTTTGGGCTTGTCAGCGGAACAGTCAACGGCGAATTGTTCCCATCGGTCGCCCGATTGCCAATACACAAATATATCTCTTAGATTCACATTTACAACCTGTCCCGATTGGCGTTCCGGGAGAGTTGCATATTGGCGGTTTTGGTTTGGCTAGAGGTTATCTAAATCGACCAGAGTTAACCCAAGAAAGGTTTATTGAGAATCCTTTGAAAGACCTAACCCCCCAGCCCCCTTCCCTGTTAGGGCAGGGGGAGAATTACTCCCCTCCCCTAACAGGGGAGGGGTTGGGGGAGAGCCGCCTTTACAAAACTGGAGATTTAGCCCGCTATTTGCCAGATGGAAATATTGAATTTCTGGGAAGAATTGACCACCAAGTAAAAATCCGAGGTTTCCGAATCGAATTGGGCGAAATTGAGGCGGTGTTGGGACAACATCCACAGGTGCGAGAAACGGTGGTCATTGCTAGGGAAGATATGCCCAACAATCGCCGATTAGTTGCTTATATCGTTCCGAATCAGGATGCTGAAGTTTCGATTAATGAATTGCGCGATCGCTTAAAACAAACTCTTCCTGAATACATGGTGCCTTCGGCTTTCGTATTCCTAGAAGCTTTGCCGCTGACACCCAATGGAAAAGTCAATCGTCGCGCCTTACCTGTTCCGGAAAATCAGCGTTTAGAGTTAGCAGTTTATCAACCTCCCCAATCGGAGATAGAAAAAACAATTGCGACTGTTTGGCAAACGGTACTGAACTTAGAGAAAGTCGGGATTCACGATAATTTCTTTGATATCGGGGGACATTCATTACTGATGCTTCAGGTGAATCACAAACTGCGGGCAGTTTTTAACCGAGAGATATCAGTCGTTACTTTATTTCAAAACCCAACTATTTATTCGCTGGCGCAATATTTAAGCCAACAACAGCCTGCTTTTGAAGAGATGCGCGATCGCGAAGTTAGACGCGATAGTGTCCAGCGCGCTCGAAAGCAAATAGAGGCTATCAATCGCCAAAAAGAATTATTGAGCAAGCAAGGTAGAAAGATTTATGGATAG
- a CDS encoding LLM class flavin-dependent oxidoreductase produces MEFSLLYFSGDGSTTQSDKYHLLLETAKFADRYDFSAVWTPERHFHPFGGLYPNPSVISAALAMVTEKIQLRSGSVVVPLQHPVRVAEEWAVVDNLSNGRVSLSFAPGWHADDFLLSPENYSDRKEVMWQGIETVQKLWQGEAVEFRNATGNNVKVNTFPKPIQSKLSTWITCQSDNTFIGAGKIGANVLTSLLYETTDDLAQQISLYRDSLVKHGHDPKSGKVALMLHTFIGEDKEQVKQKVKEPFCNYLRTHFGLVENLAKRSDFQFNPENFSEDDRHSLLAFAFERYFQGRVMIGTLETCRQTIEHQKEIGVDEIACLIDFGLDFDSVMTSLYKLKDLKEEYQVKQSVGQYSALSFFG; encoded by the coding sequence ATGGAATTCAGCCTGCTATATTTCTCTGGGGATGGGTCAACAACCCAGTCAGATAAATATCATCTATTACTAGAAACAGCTAAGTTTGCTGACCGATATGATTTCTCGGCAGTATGGACTCCCGAACGTCATTTTCACCCGTTCGGGGGGCTGTATCCTAATCCATCCGTAATTAGTGCGGCGCTGGCAATGGTCACTGAGAAAATTCAGCTACGGTCTGGCAGTGTCGTTGTACCCTTACAGCATCCTGTGCGAGTCGCTGAAGAATGGGCTGTCGTTGATAATCTTTCTAACGGCAGGGTCAGTCTCTCTTTTGCCCCTGGTTGGCACGCCGATGATTTTTTGCTGTCTCCAGAAAATTATAGCGATCGCAAAGAAGTCATGTGGCAAGGTATTGAAACAGTACAGAAACTCTGGCAAGGTGAGGCAGTTGAATTCCGAAATGCTACTGGAAATAATGTCAAAGTAAATACATTTCCGAAACCAATCCAATCTAAATTATCAACTTGGATTACCTGCCAATCAGATAATACATTTATTGGAGCAGGCAAAATAGGCGCTAATGTCTTAACTTCTCTTTTATATGAAACGACCGATGATTTAGCTCAACAAATATCTCTTTATCGTGACTCTTTAGTTAAACATGGTCACGATCCAAAGTCTGGAAAAGTAGCCCTAATGTTGCATACTTTTATTGGAGAAGATAAAGAGCAAGTTAAGCAGAAAGTAAAAGAGCCTTTTTGTAACTACCTAAGAACGCATTTTGGATTAGTTGAAAACTTAGCAAAGAGAAGCGATTTTCAATTCAATCCAGAAAATTTTAGTGAAGACGATCGCCATAGCCTTTTAGCGTTTGCTTTTGAGCGCTATTTCCAAGGACGGGTGATGATTGGAACTTTAGAAACCTGCCGCCAAACGATTGAACACCAAAAAGAAATTGGCGTAGATGAAATCGCTTGTCTGATTGATTTCGGTTTAGATTTTGATTCGGTAATGACAAGCTTGTATAAATTGAAAGATTTAAAAGAAGAGTATCAAGTTAAACAATCAGTTGGGCAGTACTCAGCGCTAAGCTTTTTTGGGTGA